A region from the Triticum urartu cultivar G1812 chromosome 1, Tu2.1, whole genome shotgun sequence genome encodes:
- the LOC125555608 gene encoding GDSL esterase/lipase At1g28640-like, whose translation MHTLLCAIFLILQLSPPMPVISSPSGARHYKSIFSFGDSLADTGNGPVIFERFSIFNRVTRPPYGSTFFGRPSGRDCDDRIIIDFIAENLGLPYVPATQVHNGSFHQGANFAVAAATTLDADFYHGRDIPGAPSMFPLNTSLGVQLEWFESMKPYLCRTGRECKEFFGSSLFFVGEFGVNDYHFSFQKKTVQEVRSFVPDIVATISMAIERLITKHAARSLVVPGVIPSGCSPPILTKFADGSPAAYDSKTGCLKAYNELGMHHNSLLQAELAKLQAKYRNVKIIYADYFGPVMDMVESPHKFG comes from the exons ATGCATACGCTCCTATGTGCGATTTTCCTCATCCTCCAACTCTCGCCCCCCATGCCGGTGATCTCGTCACCCTCCGGTGCTCGGCATTACAAATCTATTTTTAGCTTCGGCGACTCCTTAGCCGACACCGGCAACGGCCCTGTCATCTTTGAGCGGTTCTCCATCTTCAATCGCGTCACACGACCTCCCTATGGCAGCACCTTCTTTGGCCGCCCGAGTGGACGAGACTGCGATGACCGGATCATCATCGACTTCATTG CTGAAAACTTGGGCTTGCCATATGTGCCCGCCACCCAGGTGCACAACGGTAGCTTCCATCAAGGTGCCAATTTCGCCGTTGCGGCCGCCACCACTCTTGACGCCGATTTCTACCACGGGAGGGATATCCCCGGTGCACCCAGCATGTTCCCCCTCAATACCAGCTTAGGAGTGCAGCTTGAGTGGTTCGAGTCCATGAAGCCATACTTGTGCCGCACAGGGCGAG AGTGCAAGGAATTCTTTGGCAGTTCCCTCTTCTTCGTTGGAGAGTTCGGCGTCAACGACTATCACTTCTCTTTCCAAAAGAAAACGGTACAGGAAGTCAGGTCCTTCGTTCCAGATATCGTGGCAACCATATCCATGGCCATCGAG AGGCTGATCACCAAACATGCTGCGCGGAGCCTGGTGGTTCCAGGTGTGATCCCGTCGGGATGTTCACCGCCGATTCTCACCAAGTTCGCTGATGGCTCACCAGCAGCATACGACTCCAAAACTGGTTGTCTGAAAGCTTACAATGAGCTGGGAATGCACCACAACTCGTTGCTGCAGGCTGAGCTGGCCAAACTCCAGGCCAAGTACCGGAACGTCAAGATCATCTACGCCGATTACTTCGGCCCAGTCATGGACATGGTGGAGTCGCCTCACAAGTTTGGTTAG